The Corvus moneduloides isolate bCorMon1 chromosome 25, bCorMon1.pri, whole genome shotgun sequence genome includes a window with the following:
- the TMEM25 gene encoding transmembrane protein 25 isoform X2, whose product MTARSRAGARPCAACTALRAGAQAQSRTADWAGHSSSNAAALGELDPTTDGQPRAVCTLQHGESHVFTCWVPRPVRGATLAWYLNDQKQEVNLSTADAARILTLTGQHSDHQLNCSLTNLTSTETYNTSILLNVQYKPEILQKGARYQEVKGSGLLLVLFVLVQANPPASITWMDQDGHVMANASKFLLLGATSYPGLANRLLHIHLSCTAGNLSVSAAKSVGITTASLLPTGLLDARVELPVLGVAIGAALALAALLSLGSCAACLACRLPKLVRGPGQAEGNSPPSQCSHCNSSESPQPQGTRLPRQTRSLPPNLRLGDLAQEDGASPKDAGAGAGGEESALLGLENSLVLSKLGFVQLPMSGRIYKVPSMSSDEIWL is encoded by the exons ATGACTGCTCGCAGCCGTGCTGGGGCCCGCCCCTGCGCCGCATGCACTGCCCTGCGTGCCGGGGCCCAGGCGCAGAGCCGCACTGCAGACTGGGCTGGACACAGTAGCAGCAATGCTGCAG cactgggggaacTGGACCCCACCACTGACGGGCAGCCGCGAGCAGTGTGCACACTGCAGCACGGGGAGAGTCATGTCTTCACCTGCTGGGTTCCCCGGCCAGTCCGCGGTGCCACACTGGCCTGGTACCTCAACGATCAGAAACAGGAAGTCAACCTCTCGACTGCGGACGCTGCCAGAATCCTCACCCTCACCGGCCAGCACTCCGACCACCAGCTCAACTGTTCCCTGACCAACCTGACCTCCACTGAGACCTACAACACCTCCATCCTCCTCAATGTACAGT ATAAGCCAGAGATCCTGCAGAAAGGTGCCCGCTACCAGGAGGTCAAGGGCTCTGGCCTTCTCCTGGTGCTCTTTGTGCTGGTGCAAGCCAACCCACCCGCCAGCATCACCTGGATGGACCAGGATGGGCATGTGATGGCCAATGCCTCCAAGTTTCTCCTCCTCGGTGCCACAAGCTACCCAGGGCTGGCAAACCGCTTGCTTCACATCCAtctcagctgcacagctggaaaCCTCTCTGTCAGTGCAGCCAAGAGTGTGGGCATCACTActgcctccctcctgcccacag GTCTGCTGGATGCCCGTGTGGAGCTGCCTGTCCTGGGTGTTGCCAttggagcagccctggccctagctgccctgctcagcctgggatcctgtgctgcctgcctggcaTGCCGCTTGCCCAAGCTGGTGCGAGGTCCAGGGCAAGCAGAGGGGAACAGCCCACCCAGCCAATGCTCCCATTGCAACAGCTCTGAGTCCCCGCAGCCCCAGGGCACACGTCTGCCCCGCCAGACCCGGTCCCTGCCACCCAACCTGCGCCTCGGTGACCTTGCACAGGAAGATGGAG CTTCCCCCAaggatgcaggagctggtgctgggggaGAAGAGAGTGCTCTGCTGGGTCTGGAGAACTCCCTGGTCCTCAGCAAGCTTG GTTTTGTCCAGCTCCCAATGTCCGGGCGCATCTACAAAGTGCCCAGCATGAGCAGTGATGAGATCTGGCTGTGA
- the TMEM25 gene encoding transmembrane protein 25 isoform X1, with amino-acid sequence MGCPRGWPGAALALLLLLLLSRLVLCLAALGELDPTTDGQPRAVCTLQHGESHVFTCWVPRPVRGATLAWYLNDQKQEVNLSTADAARILTLTGQHSDHQLNCSLTNLTSTETYNTSILLNVQCKVRGVGLLQTRMWGGRVGLPSNSGGTITRICHSHSRAASRQSCANKVDKHSWTLARQILLPAVLPPSHLPISLPLFFYPDKPEILQKGARYQEVKGSGLLLVLFVLVQANPPASITWMDQDGHVMANASKFLLLGATSYPGLANRLLHIHLSCTAGNLSVSAAKSVGITTASLLPTGLLDARVELPVLGVAIGAALALAALLSLGSCAACLACRLPKLVRGPGQAEGNSPPSQCSHCNSSESPQPQGTRLPRQTRSLPPNLRLGDLAQEDGASPKDAGAGAGGEESALLGLENSLVLSKLGKGSRWASSPKRCVVGHGAPWLPQQAVNSLSCRFCPAPNVRAHLQSAQHEQ; translated from the exons ATGGGGTGTCCCAGGGGCTGGCCGGGGGCTGCCCTTGCCCtcctgctgctactgctgctcaGCCGCCTGGTGCTCTGCTTGGCAG cactgggggaacTGGACCCCACCACTGACGGGCAGCCGCGAGCAGTGTGCACACTGCAGCACGGGGAGAGTCATGTCTTCACCTGCTGGGTTCCCCGGCCAGTCCGCGGTGCCACACTGGCCTGGTACCTCAACGATCAGAAACAGGAAGTCAACCTCTCGACTGCGGACGCTGCCAGAATCCTCACCCTCACCGGCCAGCACTCCGACCACCAGCTCAACTGTTCCCTGACCAACCTGACCTCCACTGAGACCTACAACACCTCCATCCTCCTCAATGTACAGTGTAAGGTCCGCGGTGTCGGCCTGCTCCAGACCAGGATGTGGGGAGGGCGTGTGGGGCTCCCATCCAACTCGGGTGGGACCATAACCCGCATCTgtcacagccacagcagggcagcATCTCGTCAGTCTTGTGCAAACAAGGTGGACAAGCACTCCTGGACCCTGGCGAGACaaatcctgctcccagctgtgttGCCCCCATCCCACCTGCCCATCTCTCTACCTCTGTTTTTTTACCCAGATAAGCCAGAGATCCTGCAGAAAGGTGCCCGCTACCAGGAGGTCAAGGGCTCTGGCCTTCTCCTGGTGCTCTTTGTGCTGGTGCAAGCCAACCCACCCGCCAGCATCACCTGGATGGACCAGGATGGGCATGTGATGGCCAATGCCTCCAAGTTTCTCCTCCTCGGTGCCACAAGCTACCCAGGGCTGGCAAACCGCTTGCTTCACATCCAtctcagctgcacagctggaaaCCTCTCTGTCAGTGCAGCCAAGAGTGTGGGCATCACTActgcctccctcctgcccacag GTCTGCTGGATGCCCGTGTGGAGCTGCCTGTCCTGGGTGTTGCCAttggagcagccctggccctagctgccctgctcagcctgggatcctgtgctgcctgcctggcaTGCCGCTTGCCCAAGCTGGTGCGAGGTCCAGGGCAAGCAGAGGGGAACAGCCCACCCAGCCAATGCTCCCATTGCAACAGCTCTGAGTCCCCGCAGCCCCAGGGCACACGTCTGCCCCGCCAGACCCGGTCCCTGCCACCCAACCTGCGCCTCGGTGACCTTGCACAGGAAGATGGAG CTTCCCCCAaggatgcaggagctggtgctgggggaGAAGAGAGTGCTCTGCTGGGTCTGGAGAACTCCCTGGTCCTCAGCAAGCTTGGTAAGGGGAGCAGGTGGGCCAGCAGCCCCAAAAGATGTGTTGTGGGACATGGAGCTCCGTGGCTGCCCCAACAGGCAGTGAATTCTTTGTCCTGCAGGTTTTGTCCAGCTCCCAATGTCCGGGCGCATCTACAAAGTGCCCAGCATGAGCAGTGA
- the TTC36 gene encoding tetratricopeptide repeat protein 36 produces the protein MATANDRAVLQTIFNPSTPFGDIPGLDEEEDDVQDEVEAFPLELLDQVRELELQGVSAAESGDISTALERFNEAIRLLPERASGYNNRAQALRLRGDVAGALQDLDAAIRLSRGRGRAACQSFVQRGLIRRLQARDEEARRDWERAARLGSAFGRQQLVLLNPYSALCNQMLCEMLGRLRNPDGTGSD, from the exons ATGGCCACGGCGAATGACAGGGCTGTCCTGCAGACCATCTTTAACCCCAGCACCCCTTTTGGGGATATCCCAGGGttggatgaggaggaggacgaTGTCCAGGATGAAG TGGAAGCTTTTCCGTTGGAGCTGCTGGATCAAGTccgggagctggagctgcagggggttTCTGCGGCTGAGTCAGGAGACATAAGCACGGCCCTGGAGCGGTTCAATGAGGCCATTCGCCTGCTTCCTGAGCGCGCCTCGGGCTACAATAACCGGGCCCAAGCCCTACGCCTGCGCGGGGACGTGGCAG GGGCCCTGCAGGACCTGGACGCCGCCATCCGCCTGAGCCGCGGCCGCGGCCGTGCCGCCTGCCAGAGCTTCGTGCAGCGCGGCCTCATCCGCCGACTGCAAGCGCGGGACGAGGAGGCCCGGCGGGACTGGGAGCGCGCAGCGCGCTTGGGCAGCGCCTTCGGCCGACAGCAGCTCGTGCTTCTCAACCCCTACTCTGCGCTCTGCAACCAGATGCTCTGCGAGATGCTCGGTCGGCTGCGCAACCCCGACGGCACTGGAAGCGACTGA